CGCTGGATCGAACCCTCCCCGGATAACCAGCGATTCGGCGATCGCAATCGCCTGAAGGGTATCGTCGGTTACCCCTCCCCGGCGCCGCGGGCTGACACCGCCACCACGCATCCCTGAAATCAGGCGGCGGGGAGGAGGATAGCCTTCAAGGGGCGCACCCAAAGCGTCGCCGATGGCCAATCCGATTAGAGAACCCGCAACCCTCGAAATAGCGAATATAAAGATCACCAATAAACTATATCTCGTCTCGCAAAGTAGTAAGTTTTGAGGATTGGTGATACAGTGCAAAAAGAAGAGCTTCTTCATCTACACATGCTGCTGGTTCACGTACGTAAATATTACGAAGGTGTGACCGGCGAGGAAATTTCAACCGAACAGTACAACACGCTTGAAATATCACCTGTTCATATCCATAAAAATAAAATCTGTCATAAAAAGGCTATCCTGACACTGGGTGAGGAGCTGGTTCAGCACATCAGGCAAAACCATTCACCCGTGGTACATTACGCCAAGGAAACCGCATCCGGAGAGATTGCGGCTGAACATTAATCCATGAATGAATTCACTGTTTTTCGGGAAATTATCTCCCGTCTTTCCACCGAGGATCCCGACACGGTGGACGTCCAGCACATAAAAATCGTTGTTTCCCGCACGTTCAGGTTACCTTCCATTCCCAGAAATTCTGCAATCCTCGCTGCGGCTACTGATGACGAACGGAGGTGGCTGCGTAAGATTCTCCGTATTAAACCCAGCCGCACACTATCGGGGGTTGCGCCGGTGGCTGTCATGACATCGCCGTTTCCCTGCCCCCACGGAAAATGCCTCCCCTGCCCGGGCGGACCGGATCATCCGTTCAAATCCCCGCAGAGTTATACGGGAGAAGAACCGGCCGCACTGCGGGCGAGGGAGCACGGCTATGATCCGTACTCCCAGGTTCAGGCGCGCCTGTCCCAGTTCGAGGAGCTGGGGCATCACGTGGACAAGGCAGAGCTAATTGTCATGGGCGGGACCATGACGGCGCGTGATCCCGGGTACCAGGACTGGTTCATGCGGTCCTGTATTAGGGCAATGAACGAGTACCGGGGCACAAATGGTGGCGATACGCGTTCGTTTGAGGCGCTCTGCACGGAGAATGAGACGGCGGACGTGCGATGTATCGCCACCACCTTCGAAACGCGGCCCGACTGGTCACGGAGGGAGCACATTGACAGAATGCTGTCCCTCGGCGTTACGAAAGTGGAAATCGGCGTCCAGCAGCTCGAAGACCGGATTCTTGACTACAACCGGCGCGGGCACGGCGTTGCCGAGACGGCGGATGCAAACCGCCTTTTGCATGACGCCGGCCTGAAAGTCGGCTTTCACGTGATGCCCAATCTGCCGGGAGCGACGATTGAGGATGACCGCCGGATGTTCGAGACATTGTTTTCGGACGAACGCTATAAACCGGACTTCCTGAAAATTTACCCGACCCTCGTCACTCCCGGTTCCGAAATCGAAGATCTCTGGAAACGGGGAGAATACGCCCCGTATGAGGAGAAGGAACTCATCGATCTCATCGCCTATGCAAAATCCCTTCTCCCCGAATACGTGCGGCTCCAGCGAATCCAGCGCGATATTCCGGCGAAATTGATTGTTGCCGGATCACGACACAGCAATTTTCGCCAACTCGCCGAAGCCCGGCTGAAGGAGACGGGGGGCAGGTGCCGGTGCATCAGGTGCCGCGAAATCGGCAGGACATCCGGAGAGGGAGAGCCCGGGCGCCGGGATCTCCGGTACGCCTGTGCGGGAGGGGAGGAGCACTTCCTCTCGTACACGGCCGGCGAGGCGTTGATCGGTTTTCTACGGCTCCGGTTCCCCGGCGACGTTTGGAGGCAGGAGCTCATCGACACGGCGCTCATCCGTGAACTTCATGTCTACGGAGAGCTGGTTCCCGTCGGGAACAGTGCCGACGAGGACGAATGGCAGCACCGGCGGTTCGGAAACCGCCTACTGCATCATGCGGAGGAGGCGGCTATCAGGGAAGGATTCGAAAAGATCGCCGTCATGAGCGGGATCGGCGTCCGCCCGTATTACGAGAGGCAGGGCTATGAGCGCACAGGACCATATATGGTAAAGAGGCTCGCATGAATCACGCCACGCTGGAATTTCTTCGTCAGCGCTTCTCGGAGTATTACCGGAAGGGTACCCTGATGACACCGCCGTCTATCGAACAGCGGGAGTGGGGTTTCATATTCTTCGACGTATCCTCCGAAGTACGCATGCGCCGGCATATGGCGTTTGAGACACCGGACGAAGCGATCACATACATGAGAAGCATGGTGCCCGCCCATGTCTACTACTCAACCGCGTACTATGCCCTTCCCGGCGCGGCGACAATGAACGATAAAGTCTGGAGCGGAGCAGACCTGATCTTCGATCTCGATGCCGATCATCTCATGCGGGGACCGTATGACACCATGCTGGTTCGGGTGAAGGAAGAAACGATCAAACTCCTTGGGATGCTGATCGAAGAGCTCGGATTTACTGAGAAGGAGATATTCATCGCTTTTTCGGGCGGACGGGGGTACCATGTGCACATCAGGCGGTCTGACATCCGTGAATGGGGAAGCCAGGAGCGGAGGGAGCTCGTCGATTACGTATGCGGTATCGGCATCGATCCGTCTGTTATGATAAAACAGCCGTGCACGCAACCGGGCTGGGGCCATCGGTACCGGAAGGCGCTCGCCACATATCTGAAAGGATTACATAAGCTTGACCGCGAGGAGGCAGTATCGCGCCTCCGGACCCTCGAGGGCATGAGCCGTTCGAAACGTCCCGAAACTCTCTGTGACGGGCTCGAAGTACTTATCGGAGCGCTTGAATCAGGTCGCCGCATTGCACTGAACGACCGGATGCTCCGTGTGCTGACCGGCCCCGAAAACAGCGAGTTCACGGCGATCCTGCATGAACAGGCGGCACGTGCCGATGAACCCGTCACGACCGATATCAAGCGGCTGATCCGGTTGCCGTCTTCCCTCCACGGGGGGAGCGGCCTGCGTGTCATACCGCTCACTGTCGGCGAACTCCATGATTTCGACCCTCTTGACGATGCTGTTGTGTTCGGTGACGCGGATGTCCGGGTGGATCTCGCTTTTCCTCTCTCGATGCCGATGCTCGGAACCGGCTATACGCTGAAAAAAGGTGAGAATACCGTCCCGGAAGCACTTGCCGTGTTCCTCTGCTGTCGGGGCATTGCCGATCTCTCGGAAGGAGGATTGTCCCGTCGTGCTTGATGAACTCCGTCTTATTGTTCTCAATGAACGGGAAAGCGGGCGGCTGAGCCAGATTCGGCACGAGGCCTTTTCCGGGGCGCATAAATACGTTGAACAGCTGTACCAGGAGGTGCAGCGGGAAACGCCTTCACTCGATCGTTTTCTTGCCGGCAGGCCGCGCGACGCCGTCTCCGAACTGCACAGCATGGCCGAAACTCTTGAGGAGATTGTAACGCTCAGGTGCCGTAAAATCCTGACGCTCGCCCTCTACGGGACGGAAAACAGCGACGAACTGAAAAAGATGCTGCCCCCCGAACGGGTACTGTTCGATGACGTTGTCCATGCCATACACCAGTGCAGGGATTCGCTCATCGGTTCGTTTCCCGCTGCCACGGAAGAGGCTGCGGACGAAGAGGAGGAGGGGGCGGACGAGACCGTGCCCGAAAGCCGACCGGCTGCAGAAACCCGGGAATCCGGCGATGCCGACGCGCCCGCCGGCGAGTGGGGATACTCAATCGTCCGTATTCTTGAGGATGTGGAGCCTTTTATGGGCGAAGACGGGAGAGTATATAATCTCATGAAAGAAGATATAGTAACACTTCCGGAGAGCAACGCACAAGTGCTCTGTGGGCGCGACATAGCCTTAAATATCAGGCTTAGTAAATAATATTGGGATTTATTATCCAATGTAACGGGGCACATTTCATGAAAATGCCAGGTAAATTCAAGACGTATTGTCCTTTCTGCAGAAAACACGAGATCCATGAGGTCGAGAAGGTCAAGAAAGGGAAAACCCTTCACCTGAACTGGATTGATCGGCAGAAGGCACGGAGGAGCACTGTCGGCAACATGGGCAAATTCAACAAGGTACCGGGCGGCGACAAACCCACCAAGAAAATTAATGTACGGTACCGTTGCTCGACATGCGGAAAAGCGCACCTGCGGAAAGGTTTCAGGGCAGGTAAATTTGAACTGACGGAGTGAGGGATTATGGTACGACAGCACAGGGAAAACAGGAGCAGATTCTTCCGGGTGAAATGCCCGGATTGCGAGAACGAACAAATAATCTTTGAGCGTGCCAGCACAGTCGTTGACTGCAGCGTGTGCGGTCACGTCCTTTCCGAACCGCGCGGCGGAAATGCACAATTAAAGGCTGAAATACTGGCCACCCTCGAGTGATTCCGTATGCATGAGAGAGACTGGCCCGATACCGGGGAACTGGTCGTCTGCACTGTCACGAATGTGAAGGATTTTGTCGCATTCGTCACCCTTGACGAGTACAATGGTCGCGAAGGACTCATCCCCATCGCTGAAATTGCCCGGGGATGGATCAAATATATCCGGGACTTTGTACGGGAAGGGCAGAAGGTAGTCTGTAAAGTCCTTCACGTCAACAAAGACCGTGGCCACATCGATCTCTCATTGAAGGATGTCAACGAGCACCAGCGGCGGGAAAAAATCCACGAGTGGAAGAACGAACAGAAAGCCCACATGTGGATCGGTTTTATCGCCGAAGCGTCCGGTGCTGAACCCGCAGTCATCGAAGACATTTTTTACCGTGAATTCGGGATGCTCTATCCGGTTTTTGAAGATGTGC
The Methanoculleus sp. SDB genome window above contains:
- the rpl44e gene encoding 50S ribosomal protein L44 (protein component of the ribosomal E (exit) site that binds newly deacylated tRNAs after peptide bond formation; contains a zinc finger motif), yielding MKMPGKFKTYCPFCRKHEIHEVEKVKKGKTLHLNWIDRQKARRSTVGNMGKFNKVPGGDKPTKKINVRYRCSTCGKAHLRKGFRAGKFELTE
- a CDS encoding metal-binding protein, producing the protein MLLVHVRKYYEGVTGEEISTEQYNTLEISPVHIHKNKICHKKAILTLGEELVQHIRQNHSPVVHYAKETASGEIAAEH
- a CDS encoding radical SAM protein; protein product: MNEFTVFREIISRLSTEDPDTVDVQHIKIVVSRTFRLPSIPRNSAILAAATDDERRWLRKILRIKPSRTLSGVAPVAVMTSPFPCPHGKCLPCPGGPDHPFKSPQSYTGEEPAALRAREHGYDPYSQVQARLSQFEELGHHVDKAELIVMGGTMTARDPGYQDWFMRSCIRAMNEYRGTNGGDTRSFEALCTENETADVRCIATTFETRPDWSRREHIDRMLSLGVTKVEIGVQQLEDRILDYNRRGHGVAETADANRLLHDAGLKVGFHVMPNLPGATIEDDRRMFETLFSDERYKPDFLKIYPTLVTPGSEIEDLWKRGEYAPYEEKELIDLIAYAKSLLPEYVRLQRIQRDIPAKLIVAGSRHSNFRQLAEARLKETGGRCRCIRCREIGRTSGEGEPGRRDLRYACAGGEEHFLSYTAGEALIGFLRLRFPGDVWRQELIDTALIRELHVYGELVPVGNSADEDEWQHRRFGNRLLHHAEEAAIREGFEKIAVMSGIGVRPYYERQGYERTGPYMVKRLA
- a CDS encoding DNA primase codes for the protein MNHATLEFLRQRFSEYYRKGTLMTPPSIEQREWGFIFFDVSSEVRMRRHMAFETPDEAITYMRSMVPAHVYYSTAYYALPGAATMNDKVWSGADLIFDLDADHLMRGPYDTMLVRVKEETIKLLGMLIEELGFTEKEIFIAFSGGRGYHVHIRRSDIREWGSQERRELVDYVCGIGIDPSVMIKQPCTQPGWGHRYRKALATYLKGLHKLDREEAVSRLRTLEGMSRSKRPETLCDGLEVLIGALESGRRIALNDRMLRVLTGPENSEFTAILHEQAARADEPVTTDIKRLIRLPSSLHGGSGLRVIPLTVGELHDFDPLDDAVVFGDADVRVDLAFPLSMPMLGTGYTLKKGENTVPEALAVFLCCRGIADLSEGGLSRRA
- a CDS encoding translation initiation factor IF-2 subunit alpha (eIF-2A; functions in the early steps of protein synthesis by forming a ternary complex with GTP and initiator tRNA) — translated: MHERDWPDTGELVVCTVTNVKDFVAFVTLDEYNGREGLIPIAEIARGWIKYIRDFVREGQKVVCKVLHVNKDRGHIDLSLKDVNEHQRREKIHEWKNEQKAHMWIGFIAEASGAEPAVIEDIFYREFGMLYPVFEDVLLDEKGTLHRLGLDPKVAQALVTVANENVKLSKVTITGNLILTSYKPDGVNVIRRALRSATPKIEGVDIDINYIGAPKYAIKVTAPDYKQAEKAIEKAASAAIGVVERADGTGKFVRKQRSGKTQ